The Silurus meridionalis isolate SWU-2019-XX chromosome 18, ASM1480568v1, whole genome shotgun sequence genome includes the window GTAATACAACATAACATAAGGTAACATAATGCAACAAAGCGTAATGTAATGcagcataaaaaatgtaatgtagcataatgtattttaaaataacataaggtaatgtaatgtaaagtaGCAAAACGTAATGCAATGAAACATAACATAAAGTAagattatgtaaaaatgtaatttaaaataagtAACAGCAGAATTTAATCTAAAGTGATGCAacataatgtaatgtaacattagaaatgtaatgtagtgtagcgTAACATAATGCAACATAATGTAAAGTAACATAACaacataatgtaatgtaaagtaacataaagtaatgtaatgtaacatAAGACATTGTAGCATAATGTTATGTAACACGAcgtaaaaaagtctaatttaACACTTCCTAATGAAATTCCattgtttgtagacattttTTAGCTAGAATACTAGGCTTTGATCATTAGCCTAACGTTAGTTTTAAGTAGATTACTAGCTTAGTTATTGTAGATAAATCAGGTCAGGTTTTGTTCTTCAACTTCAGATCTCTAAGAGTGTAAAATTGgatcactgtgtttttttttggtgtttgtagGTCTACTGGTTTACTGTAGAATTTGGGCTTTGTAAGCAAGGCAATGACATAAAGGCCTATGGAGCAGGTCTGCTCTCATCATTTGGGGAACTACAGGTAAGAATGTTATTCTTTATATTGAATTACTTATTTACATTCCGTGCCATAAAGGTCACTAGTGTTCTTTTGAAACCTTTTTTCAGGTGCAGGggaaattttatttcaaaaatattaatggtcacagtactgtaaaaaataaatttgtcaCAGATAATCAATTCAAGTGTAAACATTTCCTAGAACTGGCAATGTTTATGGTTAACCTTTTCTTTGTCATTGTTAAATGTAAGTTGTAATGTATCAAGACTTCTGAGGAAAATGGTAATATTCctgatacatttttatgtttgtattacCTGTATCACAAAAATAACAGCTATGTACAGCTATGCTTATCATAATTACAGTCTAATTCTCATTATTCTGTTCCTTTTCTTAGTAATATATCAACACAGTataaggtcccctggtggtctagtggttaagacacaGTGCTCCCACAGCTGTGACCGGGTTCGATTCGGTCAGGAACCatcccagccactctcagtgccggtcccaagcccggataaattggggagggttgcgttaggaagggcatccagcgtaaaacatctgccaaatcaaacgtgcggaggaaccgctgtggcgacccctaacgggagaagccgaaagaaagtttttatatcAACACAGTATAAAGTTGTGATCAAGGGCAAAATTCATTGTATAGTAAACATAGCTGCTATATACAGCTACGAAAAATCTATAATTACAGTCTTATTTTCATAAGAAATTTCAGAAAAAACAACTATGCAGCTATGCTAAATGTACAAATGTCTATGCTTACAATCTATAAGCTTACTTTTGCACTATAACACAAGTAACAGCTGTACGGCTATGCTAATCATAATACAGTGTGATTTTTATAAATCTTGGCCTTTTCTTAGCAACTTCTTCACACATCTGAGAGAAATGTTGATATTCCTGATACGATTATATGTTGAAATTCTCTGTATAGCATAAATAACAACTATACACAGCTACTGTTAAACAGTGTGATTTTTATAATTCTGTGCCTTTTAATACTAATTTTTGAACAGATCTAAGTAAAAAATACTgctatattcatttattttcacacatgtattttctgtttcacaaaataattatttttgtaatgctACACCTCTTTTGttaatcatttatataattattataaataaatttataataTTCCTGATACACTTATACAGTATGCTTACATTCTCTCTACAACACAATAACAgttatatacaactgagcaaaatgtgtaatttaaagaattctgtgcttttttttctttgtaatttcTACAGACATCTGAAGAAAAGCTGTATCTTGTGTCGGGGGCACATAAGAAATCCTTTTTATGGATATATTGTGTTGTTTAGagtaaacagtttaaaagaagaagaaattgaaAGAAGACTTTGCTGTAATATAGTCTAACTGGGAAATTATATTTCTATCCTGCAGTACTGTCTGTCCGACAAACCAAAACTCTTGCCCTTCGAGCCAGAAAAGACCAGCGTGCAGAAATACCCTATCACTGAATTCCAGCCAGTTTATTATGTGGCTGAGAGCTTTGAGGACGGCAAAGAGAAAGTCAGGtatatgtgaaaatataaaGGGATCTTGCCAAATCTGTTGATGAAAACatcttattttgttttatattttctctgactggtgttttttttttttattattattataattattataggAAATTTGCTGCCACCATCCCAAGACCATTCTCTCTGCGCTACAATGCCTACACTCAGAGCATCGAGTTTCTAgataacacaaaaaaactgcGCAACCTGGCTGACAGCATCAGCAgtatgtttttttcatgttgtaTTAGGGAATACTATGCTTAATGTTGTATAAAGAGTTCcagaaaatacatttatgcCATTGGGCAGATGCCATTTTCCAGAAGGACTTCCTTCAAGTGCTTGGAAGTATTCATCaataagtacattttaatgcaGGTTCACTAGGACACTGAATAAAGATATCATTAGTGTAAAACTCTGTTGGGAGACCAATAATAGTAGTAAGATAGTTACCAAGTTCCAACTGAATTGAAAGAAAGAGTATAAAAAATGTAGAATCCTACTTTACCAATGAAgaacatgtatttaaaacaggataacttaaaaaattaaaaatctaaaaaaaaaaaaaaagaaaagcacactTTTGTAGGTTTCATGAAATTCATAGTAAATGTGAAGTTTATTTGccacatatacaaacataaacagTTCGATGTAcatacaatgaaataaaaatatttctttttttttaagtttaaagcATAGAAATaacataaaagaataaaaataaagaaaaaatagaatttacgtttgtaaaaaattaaataataaagctaATCAGTGGTCTTATCCCTTCTGCTTCAGGTGAGATGGGGATCCTATGCAACGCTTTGCAGAAGATGGAGTAAAACATCTAGAACCATGGACAAGATCTGAGCGTTTAAACTGAATTTATGCCAAATACTTGTTCGAGTTTTAACATCTACATTACGCTCATACAGATACCAATTTATTATAAGAAGCATGGtataaagtataatataaaGGAATACCTGTAGACTATCTTATATTTTAGAAAGTTTTTATGAGTATTTAAGCTTTAGTTTGTAGGCTGGAGTATTTGTAGTCATTGTTGTAGATGGTAAATTTATCTACctgctgaaatatacaaaaatgtgtgttttaatcTTCTTGATCAGTTCTGAAGAAGTCTATGCATGCTtacatttatattctttttttttatatagtcaTTATATGCATTATTTGCATTGCTCGCCCAGagctaattatttataatattaaaaagtatgCGACTTCAGTtaaacaaactgttttttttttttttcatgcagttccgaaaaataaggtcattttccCCGTAGACTtcattttgctttaattttCCTCGAAGCTGATGTTTTAAACCGGGCGCATTTTTCCCGTAAATTGCCTTTACAGTCACAATAACCACCCGACGTTGCTCAGACAATAGTATTTTATCATCTCAAAGTAATGGACAGTGTGATAATAACAGGCTACATGTACGGTGGCTGTTCCCATATTGCGTTTGATGAATAGATATAGACGTATAAATGTAGAACGAGCTGAATGTATACTAAGCTTCATATTCCTTTATCAAAAATTTCCCTctgcatgcttttttatttaatctcatACAACTGCTCTATTAACATGCTTGTCTGATGGCCATATTGGATTGGATAAGAGGTGATGACAATAAGGGGGTaagaaagtgcaaaaaaaaaagatgtaaccAAATGCATGTGATATAcgcaaaataaagtttaattattGATATGTTTACGtgaactgttgtttttttattattattattattattatttgtaagaAGAGAAAAATGTGTATGGAAATACAGTACGAATTAcagtaaacattattattattattattatttctggtTTCAGTACCTTGGAGAGTACCTAATATCCGAttctttaattagttttttccCCACCGAAAATCTCTTCTttacatccaaacacacacacacacacattagatcATCCGGATCTCATCTGATGGTCGTTTGATAACTGCtgccttttattttcttcttaataTGGAAGAAAAGCACCGACGCGCGTGACGCGGCACTGCGCACACGGAGTCGGGTCCCATTTACATACAGATCTCACGATGTTCTGGTGGTATATAAATCGCTGTGTGCAGGACCGAGGACGGGTTTGAGGTACAAAGACAAGCGCTGTAACTGTTGTCGAGGTGCGCAATGAAGACGGAGAGCGTGGCGCAGAGCCAAAGCATGCCTTTCAGCGGCAGAAAGCGGAGTCTCATCGAGGACGCGCGCCGAGACAGGGAGAGGGACAGGGAGAAggacagggacagagagagagacagggagagcaCAGCTGCGTCTCCGGGTCCATCGAGGGGCGGCGATAATCCGGTTTTCGAGGAGAAAAGCGGCAGAATTGCTCTCAATCTGCTCTTTACGCAGAAGAACGACAGGAATCCTGGACTCTTTAAGGCTGGGAAAGTCTTCGAGGTGAGTCATTAAAGAGAATCCTCAAGAATATatctaaaaaattaaaaaaacaaaaaattaatcaataaatcaagTATTCAACCAAACAATTAAtcaagtattaaataaataaatcactaaaTCAATCCAAAAAACCCATTTGCTGTGAATCATCTTTAATCTTGGATTAAAGggtacaacttttttttatatatttttcattaaaatcatGTGTGATATATCTCCACATACAGTATTATATTTCATCtgcatattttttaatgtacacattattgcaagaaaaaaatttgCTCAAGacatatttttgttaaataactaaataaaatgtttaattttgtattattattattattattattattattattattattataattattaatagtagtagtagtagcagtagtccACACAAATGTGTTCACATATAACACACATAGCATTAACACCATTGgttttttatgggttttttccGAACATGTCACTGCATATTCTCTGTGAGTTATACTGATTTCTAGATGTGCAGAAGTGATGCAGGGCACACATGGCATAGTGTGCAGATTATTACCAGAACAGTATAAAGAAACTgcaatatgtttttaatctccACTTCGTTTCTGTACGTGTAGGAAATACAACCAAGCTAATTCATGTTGCATTTATGATGGTGTATTGATCAGTGATCTGCAAAAACTTTATTGTATTACTGTTTTTCGAACAGAATGAGAACAATCCAATGGAAACCCCGTCTCAGTACtttaattctgtttttaaaaatttggatttattttatctaaatatacattataaaatatgattacTTGTTTGTGTCTAATGAAAGACCTTTGAGGTGAAGCTGCTGCACCTGGAGACTCGTGCAGCTCGGAGGTGTAAGAAGATGTCCTCAGATGAGTTGGAGTTCTTCATGCAGTGTGAAGTTCACAGCTCAGACTCTGAGGCCTTCGTTAACGCGCTCAGGAGAGTCGCAGATGAAGTGCAGCTCCTGCAGGATGACAGAggtgcacatatatatataaatatatactgtatatatattttgtttaaataggcTTTAAGCCCTGCCAACTTGGCTGTCATGCAACATGAAAATGACCATGTtatagagaaaaagaagagcaTCATGTTATATAACATTGATAATAGTGATAAAAAATGACataagaaagataaaaaaaaatagtagctAAAATTAACATACACACTTCTAATAGATATGGACATTTGGTAGGATATGAGATCAGAAGTTATAAAAGATAGAAacaaataatgtgtaataatgtgttattatttttattattattgttgttgttgcagcTGTTGTTGCTATTGTTGACGTTCTTTCCTATTTTATTGTTTCAGTTCCGTGGTTCCCACGAAAGATCAGCGATCTGGACAAATGCACTCATGTAATTACAAAATACGACCCTGATCTGGACCAAGACCACCCAGTATGTAATTGTATGATAATTAAGGAGTAAAACATTCCTATATGACCTGttaggaaagtggtagctcagtgtttaagataCTGGATtgttgatcagaaggttgttaGTTTAAATCTGCAAGCTGCTACACCTCcaaactgctcagttgtgtaacTGCAGTAATTGGAAGTCGATCTGGATAAAAGTGTCTGCACAATGGCGTGAGTGTAAATGCTGTTAGAGGAAAATAATCGATGACAGTGTGGTTCAATGAAAGTGGAGTCACTGAAGTTGATTTGTTTATATTTCCAGAATCAATGAATTCCTTTTAAAACGCAGCAATATTTACAAATTTCTAATGTATTAAAAACCACACAAagattttatctatttttactTTCAATGAATGTTGTGGAATGCCCGTAAAATGCAATCTTGTACTCAAATATGCTATAGCAGGTGTTAACAGCAattccagtctctctctctctctctctctctctctctctctctctctctctctctctctctctctctctctctctctctctctctctctctctctctctctctctctctcttactctctctctctttttctctctctcttttaaagtCAATAAGACAAAAAGCTTGCCATGGTATTCAAAAACTGACTAAATATTGCAAAGTGCTGACACTAAAGACTCCttccatattttaatcaaatacaATATGTCCTTAAAGTAAACTAACACATATTTTAGCAATCTCTGTGTCTGTAATAAAAGCATTAATATGCAATAAattttctagaaaaaaaaaatcaacacctttacccaccaatcagaatccaggattCTGGTATTAATCTATTTAATGtgattataaagaaataaacctgaATGACTTTTAATATTGCACTAATACAGCTTTTTATTTGATCCAGGGATTTAGTGATCCAGAATACAGGAAGCGGAGAGCGTTTATTTCTGAGCTGGCTTTCAACTTCAAACAGTAAGTATGATGATTAGGTCAAATTTCGAGTTGCATTCACAGCAAATCCAATCTCCATTAACTGAAAGAGCATTCAGTTCTAAATTGATCTGAACCTAGTTCAAGATTAATAAGTTAATTGTCATTTGTATAGGAAACATTTTGTTACAacatacaatgaaattcttattcTAAGCAGCCTGACATTAATTATAAGGACAATTATGATGAACCCTGGAAACCCTGGGGAAATCTATGTGTTAATTTTATACAAGAagtgaaattgttttaaatataaagaaaaataaatgttcttatataaatgttattacatttttcttggGTATTGTTTACAGAGGTGACGTGCTACCGTATGTTGAATACACTCCTGAAGAGACGGCCACTTGGTAGGTTTCATGTACTAAACTAGAATGattttgttgtattgttgtCCCGAGCATGTGCAAACTTAATCTAGTTATTAaaactactattattactaataatataaatgaatatcaatgtaaatattgttattatttattattataaaatagtaGAGGTAGTAgaagtattagtagtagtatattGAGTATTCAAATCTAGAATCCagttaaatacatacaaataaaaatattgtatttttaaaccatataaaaaatattagatttttgattgattttttaCACAGGCATTACCCatcagtatgtatgtatgtatatatatatatatatatatatatatatatatatatatacactcagcttatatatatatatataatataatatatataatatattatatattttttttatatatatatatactgatgtACACGTCTCTAAGCTGAGGGTCTCCCTATTTTTAcctatttttacacacactcatactgatGGGTTCTGAAATAAaagatttgctcaatttacctttaattatatgttatcatgaataattaatgatattgaTCTATATCAGGGGGTCAAACTCAACTGCACAGGGGGctaaaactcaaagcacactttaggttgcAGGCCGAAAAGGGTACACATTTATTGAACAAACTAAAACAAtggtttttgaacataaatatgaataaaaacagacaggaatattattccagaataaataaacttaaacgtTAAATAATCAGCTCTCCATTAAAATATCTCCTGTccaaattatacaagttagaaatatgaacatgctgcaaaaaaaacccctgaacaaataaataaaaattgtgcttttaagtaaacgttaaaataacaacaaatcaaaacaatccgatttctttgcttttatgccatttaaaaaaaaaaaatcttaaactttaaatcaattaaaatattttgctctccataaaaatatctcctgttaaacaccagacgtctcacagcttcatcatgcagctcttcagaaactctgcctcagtaaataacctgctgatgttcctctgatttctcctctgttttcacaccagcttcactttgtgattttgctatGGTGAAAAACGTCtactgaaatgtcagattcttcatTAACTCTtctatcttctgctctgcatttaggtttttcagcttatcctgatgttttgtctcatatttccgtcttagattcaattccttaattacagccacattcgttTCACAAATACACGAGTTTAccagcagtgtcagtaaacatgtactcagaatcccatcggttttaAAACGCTGTTTTCAGAatccacttttctcttcaccactgtgaggcgctgtttcacaataactttacaatagggttaaatacatcaacagaagctcgacttgattgacgctggaatgttctgaggtagtctagcgttcggtaaggcagctgaagcgctgcattatgggatctgtagtttgtgttatcagcgcttcatatcgccgggacattaataacaataataatagatctttataaaatcatctcgcgggccggatataattgtacgtcgggccagatttgacactgagtttgacacccctgatctatgtgaagacactgatcatgttaatgatttctcacaataattatcaacaataatttaacaaggtaggaaaacagctatttttagaaaaggctcgcgggcgactcatgtggtccttgtgggcgacctggtgcccgcgggcacgttggtgacccctacCATATACAGTCAGACCCCGACCTACGACCATTCAACTCATGACATTTCCAAGAACGTTAGTTACTGCAGagtttccattcacttgaaccaCTATTCACTTTTTTCCAATTTGCTACGTCAATACATGTCAAGATTTGTTACATGTCAATACACAGTATGTATCCATTCATGATCCTGATCCTGAGCGTAACCCTAATGTGCATCACTGTATGTGTCATCAGGAGAGAAGTGTACAAGACTTTGACGTCCATCTATCCAACTCATGCATGCAGACAGTTCCTGGACGGCCTGCAGCAGCTGGAGAAAGAGTGTGGCTACGGAGAACACAAAATCCCTCAGCTTAGAGACGTGTCCAATTTCCTGAAAGGTAACCTCTGCCTGAACCATCACCATAAAACGAAATGCAGAGGCTTTTCATCCTCCTATGAACTTTTCCGCATTGTTCAATGCTGTTTCATTCAATGTTGATGAGCTTTGTGCTTTTCAAAATTCAGAAAATTCAGATGTGTACGTTTTAAGCATGATCATGACTTTGTCTTTGAGCACAATGAGACTATGGGAAGAAATTTCCAgtgtattaaatttttttccaaacactgcactgcactgtaaATGAGCAAATAGTGTCACAGAGTCTCGGGggtgtgttttctttcattcttgctcatttcctgaccaataatttgtttttCAGACTTTTAAAGACCTTTATTGGCTTGTTTTCTTGGCCTAAGAGTGTTAACtcttttaacataaaaattgaattctttctttcggcttctcccattaggggtcgccactgagtatcatccgtattcatgatccccATGATCGATTtggatatgtttttattttacttaaatcagatcttaattgtttatttatttatttaaatttttggaATGTAAGTaggaattttacaaataataaacaaatatcacTGGAAATATCACTGTATTTACTCTTCTTCACTTGTAAGTGATTTATTTTACCATTATCACAAAGAAGAAGACAGGTTTAAAATCGactcaaatcaaatgaaattttatttgtcaaacacattcatacagagtctgatgtagtaaaatgctttttatgccTGTCCAATACTAAAGTTCTCTTTTGAGTCCCTACAAGTATCTCATGATCtttggaaagtggtagctcagtggttaagatgttttCTGAGTAGAACCTCAAGTAGCTTTTTTTCATGTAAACTCAAGTAGCTTTTTTGTTCCTGGTTTAAGTCAAGTGATTGTAATTGccatttaaaccatatatagttggcacagtacacagtgacacAAAACCTTCCACCATGAAGCTACATAAAACTAGACCAAGCCAGTGATGATGTATTGACCTACACGTGTTGCAACAATGCAAACAGTACAACAGCAaaagaagaacagaaaaaaactaatCCGTCCTCTGTATTTCTGACACATTTATGTTGAAAGAAAAGACAGGCTTCCAGCTGCGCCCAGTCGTGGGCTTGCTGTCAGCAAGGGACTTCCTGGCAAGTCTGGCTTTCCGTGTGTTCCAGTGCACCCAGTACATTCGCCATTCCTCATCACCCATGCACTCTCCAGAGCCGTACGTCCAATCACacaatctacactcagtactcGGTCGCACACTCACAAGTGAACAAAAACTGACCTggttttatatgtttttgaaCTGAATTTAGGGACTGCTGTCATGAACTGCTCGGACACATCCCCATGCTCACGGACAAGGAGTTTGCTCAGTTTTCACAGGTATTCACTTACAGGAATACGCTTCCAtcctggagtttttttttttctatagttgtagtatttctttagtttttggTTTAATAGGGggaagatgaagaggacagagtagtatggaggcGGATTATCggctgtggcgaaccctaatgggagcagccgaaagaagaagaaaaagcatttctttagttttgttTCCTTATGTATACATCTTACTCAAAATATTAGCCAACAGTAGAGAGAAAAAATCTTCTTAAGAGGAAGTCAatctatatttaattttctcaaATTTTTATCTTCTACCTAATGCCTAACATAGCTATTGgaataaatttgtttttattagcaaTGGAAAATAAAAGTAGCTCAAATAATGATCAAATTTAAGGCTCACTTAGCTCAGTGTGCTTCTCCAGATTGCTTTTCAATCACCAAAACTCAAAGTCTAAGGTGATCAGTTTCACAgtttgcattttacatttacatgactacattcactttttttaattaagggGCCAAGCACCAAaggtattattttttattacagattttttttttttcaatgtgagAACATAGCTGGTCAAATCTTATATTTTAAAGTACTTCAAATGAATATGTAAGACATTGTATGAATgcatgtctttaaaaaaaaaaacagtagaagaATCCAAATCATCAGGCTGAGATTGTGGTTATAAACAAGCAAAAATCAGACTATGTACAAAGAGAGGGGGAAAATCAAATCTAGAAAATCTAAAAGCAAAAATAGACCGCtaacatgataaaaaataaaattcaagtgcatgtatataattaaacacacaTGTACTCAATTAGTAGCTGGGCAACACTGAGGGGGTAGggggaaaggtgtgtgtgtgtgtgtgtgtgtgtgtgtgtgtgtgtgtgttgcctgcAAGTTTTAATCCATGTTGGCCATATTGGAAGGCCGTGGTGGTTGCTGGGATCTGGAGTCTAAAACAGTCCCAACAGACAATTCTTTCTCTTGTAAATGCTCGGGAAAATGCTTTCagtttgtgtagtgtatagtgtatagttgtgtggtGTATAGGTCAGATAACAAacgtggatttttttttttcctcacaggaGATTGGCCTCGCTTCACTTGGGGCATCTGATGAGTATATAGAAAAGCTGTCTACTGTaaggactttttatttttattttttttaccgagaattataaaataattaaataaaaaaagtcgtacaaacacacactactgacATCTTGTGGCTTGTTGCAGAATtacatttttgcacttttatttttaaatttcatgaTAGACTTTCAGCATTgcaagataataaaataaatcacttaCAGCAAATGTTTTCGCTTTTATTCTACAGCTCTACTGGTTCACGGTTGAGTTTGGGCTCTGCAAGCAGAACGGGGAAGTAAAGGCGTACGGTGCTGGACTCTTATCCTCCTACGGAGAACTTTTGGTGAGAAAAACAACCTTCTTCCCACAATCTACAAGGGAGCAATTTTAAAATTCACCAATTCAGcacatacttttattttaaccagAACCAGAAGTAGAAAAGGTTTGTGAGAAATTGTGTCTAAATGAAAAAGATTAAAGTCTTAAGTAAAAATAACATCTAAGAGATTTTTcacaattcttcttcttcttctggctttgcccattaggggtcgccagagCGGATCATAAGgtcataattacatttattagacGATAAACACTCAACTAAATGGACACACAGTAATGTCGCTGTGTGAATTAGTTCTTAGTGACATTTATACAAAGAATAAGAATTTATAAGATGTAATAAATGCCAGcgaatcatttattcattcattaaatttctttaaaaatttaGATAAAAATAGACTTGTGCATTATGAATTTTACACTACttgtaatttataataaaaaaaaattccaaagaGCACTCCCACCATTTTTAGAAACAGTAGGGAAGGGTGAATTATATTATCAGCTATGCACTCAGGAACTGCTAGGTGGCAGTgcctattgttaaaaaaatggaCAAGATTAAGCTGTAACTATATACCTGTTTAACATGAATGAATTTAAAGATACTTAGAAAGAAAGTGAGGATGCCCATAAGTCTAGTCAGTGCTATTTAACTTAAAAGTCTTACCTACATAATAAATCTGATAAAATCATATGGAATTCATGAATGGAGTATGGAGTAAAGTATTTAAtaattcaaaatgtattattattagtagtaattttattattgtttttatagtaGGTATTATGGCATgaatgtattgtgtatatagtAGATGATTTTAAATTAGAATGTGTGAGAGATTTGGACCTGATTTCATGTACACAAACTTCTTTGTTTCTCTAGTACGCTCTCTCTAATGAACCCGAGTACAAGCCATTCGTCCCTGGTGAGACAGCGGTCCAGCCGTACCAGGATCAGACGTATCAGCC containing:
- the th2 gene encoding tyrosine hydroxylase 2, coding for MKTESVAQSQSMPFSGRKRSLIEDARRDRERDREKDRDRERDRESTAASPGPSRGGDNPVFEEKSGRIALNLLFTQKNDRNPGLFKAGKVFETFEVKLLHLETRAARRCKKMSSDELEFFMQCEVHSSDSEAFVNALRRVADEVQLLQDDRVPWFPRKISDLDKCTHVITKYDPDLDQDHPGFSDPEYRKRRAFISELAFNFKQGDVLPYVEYTPEETATWREVYKTLTSIYPTHACRQFLDGLQQLEKECGYGEHKIPQLRDVSNFLKEKTGFQLRPVVGLLSARDFLASLAFRVFQCTQYIRHSSSPMHSPEPDCCHELLGHIPMLTDKEFAQFSQEIGLASLGASDEYIEKLSTLYWFTVEFGLCKQNGEVKAYGAGLLSSYGELLYALSNEPEYKPFVPGETAVQPYQDQTYQPVYFVSQSFEDATNKMRHYSSTIQKRFSIRYDPYTCSMEILDEPAKIQNVLGQMREELKIVHSALERLGQR